The Branchiostoma floridae strain S238N-H82 unplaced genomic scaffold, Bfl_VNyyK Sc7u5tJ_1560, whole genome shotgun sequence genomic sequence aacagacagCGTTAAAAGCGTTGATTAAGCAGTGAAATAAAGTTACATCGTTGTGACATGTTAAAACATTATGGGTAATCAGGTatgtcaactttgacctttgaccctcaCGGTGCACAAGGGTCAGTATGCctttccgccatcttgatttGTTGGAATATCACGTAAGGTTCATTTGCCTTCAGTTTGAGGCCATTGTCCAGACATTTCAACGCATCAGTATATAATCAACCCTATAAAGTGGTAGGTAAAACCCTTTTTTACTGCCCGTGTGCGCTCTTCGTCTTCTAATTGTTTTGTACTTTAGAAACAAAGGTTCTTTACGAGAACAAGTAAAAGTCAGATCAAGCCTGGCGAGGGGGGCATTACGACGTAAATGAGTTGTAGGCATGttgttgttggatgtccatcgtcaCTTCGATGATGACTTTGATGATGGCATCGATGATGGCATCGACAAGGTTAATAAATGCAACGGTTGATGACTCTTTGAATTTTGAAGCATTTTGCCTTGGGGGCAGGGTCTTCCTAAATTGTTGCACGTTTGTAAATGCGTGTGTGTACTAGCATGTGTGTTTgagtgcatgcatgtgtgtgactgtgtgcaTGCATGTTGTGTATCTTTATgcattgtgtgtgtgcgtgtgtgatcTTGGATATGGAACAGGCTTGTATTCAATATTTACCCCTGTTGTAGAATAACAAATAGTATTGACTACAGGGAGTGTTTCCTATCTTTCAGTTTTAGATGATTTGTTGGTCGATCTTCGTAGAAATGGACCAGAAAAACAGCGAGATTGCCATGGACGATCTACTAACTACACACCCCGGAAACGAGACAGACAGCAGCGACAAATCAGACACGGGGAAACAGCAGGATGAAAAGGGGGACATCCCATATGGGGAAAAGATCGGAGAAGAATCTGACCATCCCTCCCTACAGGGTCAACAAACAAAGCAGTTAGACAAACTACCGGTGAAACGCACCAGGGTTAAACGCTTTGTGTGTACGGAATGTGATTTTCGGGCagccaaaaaatctgaactatTAAGGCACACGagaaaacatactggtgagGAACCTTAcaattgtgaccagtgtgactattctgctgcacacaaAGTTTCTTTAGACTTTCACATCACTAAGCATACTGGAGAAAACCTATTTAGGTGTGAAGATTGCGGATACAGGACTGCTTACATGTCTAATCTAACGGGACACGTGAGAACACATACAgacgagaaaccctacaaatgtgatcagtgtgactattccgctgCACGGAAGGGAAacttagaccgacacatgactACACACACCgaagataaaccctacatgtgtggagagtgcgggcaCACGTCGGCTGATAGATCTGCCTTAACCGTACACATGAGAAGGCATACAGGTGAGGAACCATATAAATGCGACATGTGTggctattctgctgcaaagaaatGCCATCTAGAGtcacacatggctaaacacaccggcgaaaaacgCTTCACGTGTGTGGAAtgcggatacagaactgctCACATGTCTAACCTATCCgcacacatgagaacacatacaggtgataaaccttacaagtgtgaccagtgcgactattctaccGCACAGAAAGGAAATTTAGATCGACACAAGGCTAACCACACCGGAGGAAAACGCTTCATGTGTGGAGTGTGCGGATACAGGGCGACTGCCAGGTCTTACATaaccatacatatgagaacacatacagatGTGAAACCTTAtcagtgtgaccagtgtgactattctactgcaaggaaaggaaatttagaccgacacatggctaatcacaccggagaaaaaccctacatgtgtggagagtgcggatacagggcgGCTGAAAAATATTCCTTAAccgtacacatgagaacacatacaggtgcgaaaccttacaagtgtgacctgtgcgaCTTTTCTGCTGCAACAAAAAGCGGTTTAAACAAACACATGGCTACACACACCGGaaataaaccctacatgtgtggggagtgcggactCCGAACGGCTGACAGGTATtccttaaccgtacatatgagatcacatacaggtgagaaaccttatatatgtgaccagtgcaactattctgctgcaaagaaGAGCGATTTAGACTCACACATGGCTagacacaccggagaaaaaccttacatgtgtgaaGAGTGCGGATATAGGACGGCTCACAGGTCTAACCTAACcgcacatatgagaacacatacaggtgagaaaccttacaagtgtgaccagtgcgactattctgctacaaagAAAAGCTACTTAACCAAACACTTGGCCGAACACGATTCTTAGCGATACATTTGACAAGTGCAGACACAAGACGGTTGAAAAATCTTACGTATCCAGGACACGCACAAaatacagattatcaaatcaaaTGCGATaacttccgaaaatagtttcatcaggttggtagaatataggatgaaggaaaattcttttttacacaaccactgaACGAAGAAAAGAAGTCGGCAGTTACAGACCATATCGCCAGGAACAATTGCTTAATTGACTGGGAGGGGCGAaggtcatagacagggaagacaataggcgggcacggtggattaaggaggccatctggataagaaagtcaaccccagtgatgaaccgggacgagggagGATGCAagctaagccacgtttgggattgttttctcaccgcaaaagtgccacctacatcggctacatatagcggtgagaagcagaactccagttagaagctctgacgatgTGTcagagagacatcgaaacgtaagccatGTAAGTaactactggttgtgtaaaaaaaactctCCTTCATCCCAAATGCGATAAGTCCGGCATTTCTGTTTCATAGAAATATAGCTAATAAATACACATGGTCAAACGCGCTGTAGTTTATGAATACACCACCCCAACATGTGTGATGAGTGCGGATTCACCGGGATGGAACTTTGGTATAGTTGCATGACTATTAAATAGCCGTATATCAGTATCCACTATTCCATGataaaagagacaaaaaaaaaagttacacagtagaagtggcaagggtaagatgtagcagcaacatgtaactggagaaaatgatgcgttgacaatttgtcaaatcagtatggctagagaaatcgtcgtaaacgtggcggtattatgataatagatgttaattgtaaatgtaacaacgTCCGGAATTTCGAGAGCCAAGTGCAAAGTTTTATAGCTACGTATCTGCTGTAGTCAGAGATGTAGTcatgaagctatacatgtagatgtcacaATATGTGTAATTGTTAAGGTCTTTTttctcaataaagattttaaaaaatttaaaaaagaatcaGTATGCACTATGTTCTAAATAATTGTCGATGTACTCCTCGTTGTGGGATAAACCACGTCATTTTTGTTCAGGCCAATGGCGAAGTGAACGCCCGTTGTATGCATGTCTAATACGCTAGACCTTGTGCATACTGTATGCATTAACATGATAGAAACATTCTGTATTGTATGCATACGAATAAGCGGCTACACTTACTTATTttgtaaaatcatatccagttgcttgagtaactgcttttttgcgtatcttatcaccttgttgtctaaccttcattgacatatcaAACTGTATGTTATTTCTGTAATAAAGAATCGATACTGACATTTCTGACTGAAATCCTAGCGTATTGGTATCCAAATGCTGATTTAACACCATGTCATTGactttttactttatttctttgttacattCTAAGCAAAATGTCGCTAGGTTATATTTATCGTGTGCGTTtatcaacaaatgatgcatgcgaacgattgattgattgatagattatCATTAAAGCCTTCTGATAATTTGCATCACAAAGAAAGATAAAGTCAATTGTTCCTTCAACCCAACTTTGCTTTCCGTGCTGTTCATACCTGTTATCTATTATGGCGATCGATTGTAACGAGAAAGCATTACGAGTgcgaccgcgtagcacagtggtagtttATTCGCCTCGGAACCGagaggttgtgggttcgaatccgactgccgtgccaccgattttttgcccttgagaaaggcactttacacggctttcgtcactttactcaggtgaaaatgagtacctagcttcggctatgaccgtccctcggataggacgttaaatggaggtccgtgtatggggagagccacaccccatgcacgttaaagaacccccacacgtgcgattttgcggtgtgcgttggtgcaaatccttctgtcgtgTGTTGGTGATTCATTCAATTTGACCATCGggtcacttcaaatcacccggatgcaggcctggcgaacctctagctgtctcgtatcagccacatggtgatttacatcattcaaccGGACGGGttagccctggctgtttgtaaacaaatagataaacaatagAAAGCATTAAGTACATTATCGGAAGCATTCATTCATAGTTATGATAAACACAACTAAATTACTTTTGCATATCGATTCATAGCTAGGATACAATAACTGCTTTCCAacagatctctccagtgtcTCTTAGGACAGATAGtgtctgaaacttctgaccgtttcgaaaatcatatccatttgcttgagtaactgctttttggcgtatcttataacctagatgtctaaccttcatcgacgtttaAAGAAAGGTATACCTTAGTCCAACTGCTTCTCGCTTAAAAGGTTTATCTAATGACATGGGGAAGGTGAATTATATGTGCTACCTACCAGTAAACATTGAATCATAGagaaattatatacatgtatcatgtccaTGCAAACAAGTATATTCATTcatccaaaattatatccagtaatgattccagttgcttgagtaactgctttataGCTTACGTTCCCTTTATGGCATACATAAGTCGAGTCCTTTTACACCTTGCGTTACCGCTTGCGCCACTTGGATATGCCACTCTTTGATCGAGCAGACTGATATGTTCACATATATTCACATGGATTACCATTAGAGCTGTAAAACCAGCAAACATGCAAACAGACAGCGTTGAAGCGTTGATCTACATCGTTGTGATAGGTTAGAACATTATGGGTAATCAGGTATATCAACTATGACCTTCGACCCTCGTGGTGTAAAAGGGGTCAGATTacctgtccgccatcttgattttCGGAATATCACGCACGATTCGTTTTGCCTCCAGTTTGAGGCTGTTTTCAAGACAATTCAGCACATCAGTAATTGATCAACCCCGTAAACAGGTAGGTAAACCCTTTTTATACCGTCTATTCACTCTTCGTCTGCTAATTCTTTTGGGCAAGGGTTCTTTACTTGAACTAGTATAGTAGAAGtcagtatggggaggggggcattacgACGTAAATGATTTGTAGACATCGACAAGGTTTATCAGTGCAACGGTTTGATGCACTTGGGCTTGATGACTTTTTAGATTCTGAAGCATTTTGCCTTGGGGGCGGGGTCTTCCTAAATTGTTGCACGGTTGTAAATGCGCGTGTGTACCAGCATATGCAgtatgtgtgtgactgtgtgcatgtaatctccaaacagatcttccgtggcataagacagtatcataagctgcagggggaaggagtttagccagcagAGGGGTAAATTGGCTTCGTGTGACCAATTTACTCCTATGCCGGCTAAACACATTCCCCAGCTTATGGTACTGTATTATGCCACGggagatctgcttggagattagtgtgcatgcatgtgtatcCTTTAtgcattgtgtatgtgtgtgtgtttgtgtgaatgtgtgtgtgtgcgtgtgtgtgtgagtgtgtgtggtgtgtgtgtgtgtgtgtgatgtgtgatGTGTGATCTAGGATACGGAACAGACTTCTATTCAATATTTACCCCTGTTGTGGGATAACAAAAAGTATGGGACTACTGGGAGTGTTTGCTATCTTTAAATTTTAGATGATTTGTTGTTCTTCATATAGAAATGGACCAGAAAAACAGTGAGATTGCTATGGACCCCAGGAACCAGACAAACAGCAGCGACAAATCAGACACGGGGAAACAGAAGGATGAAAAGGGGAACATCCCATATGGGGAAAAGATCGGAGAAGAATCTGACCATCCTAACCTACAGGGTCAACAAACAAAGCAGTTAGACAGGCTTCCGGTTAAACGCTTTGCGTGTACGAAATGTGATTATCGGGCAGCCACAAAAACTGAACTATTGAGGCACACGAGAAgacatactggtgagaaacactataagtgtggagagtgcggatacaggacggccgATAAATCTGCCTTAACCGTgcacatgagaaaacataccggtgagagaccctataagtgtgaccagtgcgactattctgctgccgCGAAGGATactttagaccaacacatgactacacacaccggagaaaagccctacatgtgtggagagtgtgggtacaggacggctgacaggtcccGCATAtctgtacatatgagaacacatacaggtgtgaaaccctacaagtgtgaccagtgtgactattctgctgcacaaaaatccaaTTTAGACCAACATATGGCTAagcacaccggagaaaaaccatacatgtgtggggagtgtggatacaggacggctgtcaGATCTAACCTATCTGCACACATGAGAGtacatacaggcgagaaaccttataagtgcgacatgtgcgactattctgctgcaaagaaagACCATTTAGAGTCACACATGACCAAGCACACCGGCGAAAAACGCTTCATGTGTgtggagtgcggatacagaactgctCACATGTCTTACTTAACCGTACACATGAGAACGCATACAGGTgcgaaaccttacaagtgtgaccagtgcgactattctgctgcagtgaaAAGCAGGTTAGACGTacatatggctaaacacaccggagaaaaaccatACATGTGCGGAGAGTGCGGCTACTGTACGGCTCATAGGTCTTACTTAACCGTACACATGAGATCACATACAGGTgacaaaccttacaagtgtgaccagtgcgactattctactgcacagaaatcaaatttagaccgacacatggctatacacaccggagaaaaaccctacatgtgtggagagtgcggatacagggtGGCTGACAAATATACCTTAAccgtacacatgagaacacatacaggtgtaaaaccctataaatgtgaccagtgtgactattctgctacaacGAAATGCCacttagaccaacacatggttagacacaccggagaaaagcccttcatgtgtggggactGCGGATACAGGGCGGCTTTCAAATCTAGcctatccaaacatatgagaaaacatacaggtgagaaaccttataaatgtgaccagtgcaacttttctgctgcacagaaaggaaatttagaccaacacatggctaaacacaccggagaaaaaccctacatgtgtggggagtgtggatacagaactGCTCACAAGCCTAACCTATCTCGACATATGatcaaacatacaggtgaaaaacctttcgtttgtggggagtgtggatacaaaACGGCTGAGAAGTCTAATTTAACAATGCATATCAAAAGGCACAGGGGTGTGAAAGCTTACAAGTGTCACCAGTGCGACTATTATGCTGCAACGAAAGGCgatttagaccaacacatggctaaacacaccggcgacAAGCCCTACCAGtgcggagagtgtgggtacagaactgCTCGCAGATCTAAcctaaccgtacatatgagaaaacatacaggcaagaaaccttacaagtgtgaccagtgtgactattctgtcACAGATAAGAGGTGTTTAAACAAACACATGGTCACACACGCCTCttgaacaacaacagtttgtcTCCTCCATGAACAAGTACGTTAGGCCTACACATGGTCAAACAGTCTCAGAAAGACGGAAGAAACGATGGGAAGACAACATGGAGAATGGACCGGGTAGAGTTAAGCAGAAGCCATAAGAGCGGCGGAGAACAGAGACAGGTGGAGAATAGTGGATGGAGTCacggtgccccaacgacccataCAGGGGTCAATGGATAGGTTAACAAGTAAGCTATGCCTGCACATAGTCAAACAGACcgctgagaaaccctacatgtgagCGGAACTTACATTTCCTAGTTGCGGCATCTAGAGACTGCACGGCCGTCTATCTACGTGCATTTTAAATAATCGTTGTTGTGCTCTGAAATGTGAGCTTTGCCGCTTCCTTTTCGTTCAGTCCCTACACCACCTGAACATAACTATTACTCTAGACTTTGTTACATGCAGTTGCTGTTTTGAACTGAGATAGTTCATGCCTCAAACGCATGCATTCAATAGTAAACGACATGATACTGCCGTAATAACAAATAGATGCTTCTATTCTGGGTGATAATACTactttaacccttgtcctgctgagcccgttTATATATGGGATGAACATATTTAACCCTAGTCATGCAGAGCTGTATTGTGACGAGTTTGGGGTATTTCTCATGTAGAAGTTGCATACCACTACAAAGCCTATTGAATGGAGGACTTAATGAAAACATCCGCTTTGGGAGGTTAAATTGGCCAAAGTTCATCCAACAGGATGCGGGTTAATAAGATGAATGTCAATAGAACACTGCAGTCATTGACTTGATGCCgatttttcatacatcataTCAAACGTTGTTATATTATCTTCATTCCATGTATTAGAAGTAGTTGTAGCATTACTAGTAGAAGTATATTATGATGATTTACATTATCGTGATTTATATGATCGACATCTACAACATATCAAAAATAAATAGAGTAAAATCAACTGTTTGTTCTAGACGTGCTGTTTAGCTatacacaatacaaatcatAGTTTAAATATCGATTGCCAAATAAATGACCGGCGGAGCAAATATCGGTATTACAGCGCAGGCGCAGATGGCCAACTCAAAAAGAAAGGTAGTCTTGGCAAAAGTGCCtgaagatttattttcttggaatATGTTAAGATTTTGGTGGTGCATATTACAGGTAAGGGTTTCTACCTCTATATTgtgtcgaaaaaaacagacactaATGACCATGGACATGTCCCGAACTCGAGACAGAAGTTTCACTTTCGGTACCCTTaccaagtcgctagggggcaggccgaattttttttccaattatcCCCACCAAACCCTCCCCCCTACCAACTAGTTAAAANNNNNNNNNNNNNNNNNNNNNNNNNNNNNNNNNNNNNNNNNNNNNNNNNNNNNNNNNNNNNNNNNNNNNNNNNNNNNNNNNNNNNNNNNNNNNNNNNNNNNNNNNNNNNNNNNNNNNNNNNNNNNNNNNNNNNNNNNNNNNNNNNNNNNNNNNNNNNNNNNNNNNNNNNNNNNNNNNNNNNNNNNNNNNNNNNNNNNNNNNNNNNNNNNNN encodes the following:
- the LOC118408169 gene encoding zinc finger protein OZF-like, translated to MDQKNSEIAMDDLLTTHPGNETDSSDKSDTGKQQDEKGDIPYGEKIGEESDHPSLQGQQTKQLDKLPVKRTRVKRFVCTECDFRAAKKSELLRHTRKHTGEEPYNCDQCDYSAAHKVSLDFHITKHTGENLFRCEDCGYRTAYMSNLTGHVRTHTDEKPYKCDQCDYSAARKGNLDRHMTTHTEDKPYMCGECGHTSADRSALTVHMRRHTGEEPYKCDMCGYSAAKKCHLESHMAKHTGEKRFTCVECGYRTAHMSNLSAHMRTHTGDKPYKCDQCDYSTAQKGNLDRHKANHTGGKRFMCGVCGYRATARSYITIHMRTHTDVKPYQCDQCDYSTARKGNLDRHMANHTGEKPYMCGECGYRAAEKYSLTVHMRTHTGAKPYKCDLCDFSAATKSGLNKHMATHTGNKPYMCGECGLRTADRYSLTVHMRSHTGEKPYICDQCNYSAAKKSDLDSHMARHTGEKPYMCEECGYRTAHRSNLTAHMRTHTGEKPYKCDQCDYSATKKSYLTKHLAEHDS
- the LOC118408201 gene encoding gastrula zinc finger protein XlCGF57.1-like encodes the protein MDQKNSEIAMDPRNQTNSSDKSDTGKQKDEKGNIPYGEKIGEESDHPNLQGQQTKQLDRLPVKRFACTKCDYRAATKTELLRHTRRHTGEKHYKCGECGYRTADKSALTVHMRKHTGERPYKCDQCDYSAAAKDTLDQHMTTHTGEKPYMCGECGYRTADRSRISVHMRTHTGVKPYKCDQCDYSAAQKSNLDQHMAKHTGEKPYMCGECGYRTAVRSNLSAHMRVHTGEKPYKCDMCDYSAAKKDHLESHMTKHTGEKRFMCVECGYRTAHMSYLTVHMRTHTGAKPYKCDQCDYSAAVKSRLDVHMAKHTGEKPYMCGECGYCTAHRSYLTVHMRSHTGDKPYKCDQCDYSTAQKSNLDRHMAIHTGEKPYMCGECGYRVADKYTLTVHMRTHTGVKPYKCDQCDYSATTKCHLDQHMVRHTGEKPFMCGDCGYRAAFKSSLSKHMRKHTGEKPYKCDQCNFSAAQKGNLDQHMAKHTGEKPYMCGECGYRTAHKPNLSRHMIKHTGEKPFVCGECGYKTAEKSNLTMHIKRHRGVKAYKCHQCDYYAATKGDLDQHMAKHTGDKPYQCGECGYRTARRSNLTVHMRKHTGKKPYKCDQCDYSVTDKRCLNKHMVTHAS